One window of Microcoleus vaginatus PCC 9802 genomic DNA carries:
- a CDS encoding glucose-6-phosphate isomerase produces the protein MDAAALWQRYQDWLYYHEGLGLYLDISRMGFDDAFTAALKPKFDKAFKDMAALEAGAIANPDENRMVGHYWLRNPDLAPTPELKQEIVEGIAQVEAFVKKVQNRDIKPPFAPQFTDIISIGIGGSALGPQFVSEALSPDIPPLAIHFIDNTDPAGIDRILNKIKDKLVSTLVITISKSGGTPEPRNGMIEVQKAFAAQKLDFAKQAVAITGTDSKLDKLAKSEGWIGSFPMADWVGGRTSELSAVGLLPAALQGIDIGAMLDGAKVMDEATRTTEIKHNPAALLAMSWYFACNGRGEKDMVVLPYKDSLLLFSRYLQQLVMESLGKQEDLDGNTVHQGIAVYGNKGTTDQHAYVQQLRDGVPNFFLTFIEVLQDRQGISPEVETGVTSGDYLSGLLQGTRQALYENHRDSITVTIPQVNPRTVGALIALYERAVGFYGSLVNVNAYHQPGVEAGKKAAAAVLDLQQRVLQVLKDAQTPLSIEELAKKAGIPEQIETIYKTLRHLAANGRGVALEGKLGQPATLTASYQEN, from the coding sequence ATGGACGCCGCAGCACTCTGGCAACGCTATCAAGACTGGCTTTACTATCACGAGGGATTGGGACTTTACCTCGATATCAGCCGCATGGGATTCGACGACGCTTTCACAGCAGCACTGAAGCCCAAATTTGACAAAGCTTTCAAAGACATGGCAGCTTTGGAAGCAGGTGCGATCGCCAATCCCGACGAAAACCGGATGGTGGGCCACTACTGGCTGCGAAACCCCGATTTAGCTCCCACTCCAGAATTAAAACAAGAAATAGTCGAAGGCATAGCACAAGTCGAAGCATTTGTCAAGAAAGTTCAAAACCGCGATATTAAACCGCCCTTTGCTCCGCAATTTACCGACATAATTTCGATCGGCATCGGCGGTTCCGCCCTCGGCCCCCAATTTGTCTCCGAAGCTTTATCCCCAGACATTCCGCCCCTAGCAATACATTTTATCGACAACACAGATCCGGCTGGGATCGATCGAATCCTTAACAAAATCAAAGACAAACTCGTCAGCACCCTAGTAATTACTATCTCCAAATCCGGCGGCACCCCCGAACCCCGCAACGGCATGATTGAAGTTCAAAAAGCCTTCGCCGCCCAAAAACTCGACTTCGCCAAACAGGCAGTTGCCATCACTGGAACAGACAGCAAACTAGACAAATTAGCCAAATCCGAAGGCTGGATTGGCAGCTTCCCGATGGCGGACTGGGTGGGAGGACGCACTTCGGAACTGTCAGCAGTAGGACTTTTGCCAGCAGCTTTGCAAGGCATCGACATTGGGGCGATGCTCGACGGCGCTAAAGTCATGGACGAAGCTACTAGAACCACCGAAATCAAACATAATCCCGCTGCCTTGTTAGCAATGTCCTGGTATTTTGCTTGCAACGGACGTGGCGAAAAAGATATGGTAGTTTTGCCTTACAAAGATTCACTGCTATTGTTCAGCCGCTACTTGCAGCAATTAGTCATGGAATCTCTAGGCAAACAGGAAGATTTAGACGGCAATACAGTTCATCAAGGTATCGCAGTTTACGGCAACAAAGGCACCACCGACCAACACGCTTACGTCCAGCAACTGCGAGACGGCGTGCCGAATTTCTTCCTAACATTTATCGAAGTTTTGCAAGACAGGCAAGGCATTTCCCCAGAAGTAGAAACCGGCGTGACTTCCGGAGATTATTTGTCAGGTTTGTTGCAGGGAACTCGACAAGCTTTGTACGAAAATCACCGAGATTCCATTACTGTCACAATTCCCCAAGTCAACCCTCGGACAGTAGGAGCATTAATCGCCCTCTACGAAAGAGCCGTAGGTTTTTACGGTTCCTTGGTGAATGTCAATGCCTATCACCAGCCGGGCGTCGAAGCAGGCAAAAAAGCTGCCGCTGCTGTATTGGACTTACAGCAGCGGGTACTGCAAGTGCTCAAAGACGCTCAAACACCTCTGTCTATAGAAGAACTAGCCAAAAAAGCAGGAATACCAGAGCAAATCGAGACAATTTACAAAACTCTGCGACATTTAGCAGCCAACGGGCGTGGCGTAGCTTTGGAGGGCAAATTAGGACAACCGGCTACTTTAACTGCAAGTTATCAAGAAAATTAA
- a CDS encoding adenine methyltransferase encodes MIVQNFQTLALPGNSYSTASNLLDRVDGWRQEATRKLQQSQRGEKGQFLTPSSVASLMAGMFEFNCPDISLLDAGAGIGSLLAAVVCELCQRPNKPRSLHVTAYEIDLILIEYLKQTLELCSIECQRFGISFTCEVREIDFIQDSADMLQPNLFTQPVKLEFTHAIINPPYAKIDAKSQARTLLRSIGLETSNLYAGFTVAAAHLLKPNGELVSITPRSFCNGLYFRDFRKVFLQMMALRQVHIFESRQLQFRDDAVLQETIIVRATKQIEPPDTVLITSSSSVGDDLVLSHQLPYTALINPKDSEQFIRILPDSVSQKVVDQMAQFTCTLEELGLTVSTGKVVDFRVRSDLRLKPENGTVPLIYPAHFSAGGVEYPTATRKHQALAVTEKTAALLVPNEHYVLSKRFSSKEEKKRIVAVVWDANKINSSSVGFENHLNYFHQQGRGLDLTLARGLAVYLNSSLVDAFFRLFNGHTQVNATDLRTLKYPNVEQLLLLGAQIGEIFPTQREIDQLVERQLLNATNPLENSPMTIKNRIDESLEILAALGFPKGQLNERSALTLLALLDLKPKDAWELAKSPLRGITPIMEFMEQQYGKKYAPNTRETVRRQTVHQFLDAGLIVVNPDSPERPVNSPKTAYQIEESALELLRTYGTYDWDKNVRAYLASVETLKKRYAQEREMARIPITIAGDVKTLSPGGHNVLISKIVSEFAERFTPAGSLLYVGDTDEKFAHFNEASLTALGVTVDAHGKMPDVIVHFTEKNWLVLIEAVTSHGPINPKRKTELENLFRSSTVPLVMVTAFLSRKAMAEYLSDISWETDVWVAEDATHLVHFNGEHLLQAYSKNENICESEGC; translated from the coding sequence ATGATAGTACAGAACTTTCAAACCCTAGCCCTTCCGGGTAACAGCTACTCAACTGCAAGCAATTTACTCGATCGAGTAGATGGCTGGCGCCAAGAAGCAACCCGAAAGTTGCAGCAAAGCCAGAGAGGAGAAAAGGGACAATTTTTAACACCTTCCTCAGTCGCAAGTTTGATGGCGGGAATGTTTGAATTTAACTGTCCCGATATATCGCTTTTAGATGCTGGTGCTGGTATTGGTTCCCTGTTAGCAGCCGTTGTTTGCGAACTTTGCCAGCGCCCAAACAAACCGCGCAGCCTGCACGTTACAGCTTATGAAATAGACCTTATTTTGATTGAATACCTCAAGCAAACTTTAGAATTATGCAGTATTGAATGTCAGCGTTTTGGGATATCTTTTACCTGTGAGGTTCGCGAAATAGATTTTATTCAAGACAGCGCCGATATGTTGCAGCCCAATCTATTTACACAACCAGTAAAACTGGAATTTACCCATGCAATTATCAATCCTCCCTATGCCAAGATAGACGCTAAATCCCAAGCCCGAACCTTGCTGCGTTCTATAGGACTAGAAACCAGCAATCTCTACGCTGGTTTTACAGTTGCTGCTGCTCACCTGCTCAAACCAAACGGTGAATTAGTGTCGATTACTCCCCGCAGCTTTTGCAACGGTTTATACTTTCGAGATTTCCGCAAAGTATTCCTTCAAATGATGGCTTTACGCCAAGTACATATCTTTGAATCCCGACAGTTGCAATTTCGCGATGATGCGGTGCTGCAAGAAACTATTATTGTTCGCGCCACCAAACAAATAGAACCACCAGATACTGTACTAATTACCTCAAGCAGCAGCGTGGGCGACGACCTGGTATTGTCTCACCAACTGCCCTATACCGCCCTAATTAATCCCAAAGACTCCGAGCAATTTATTCGGATTCTACCGGATTCGGTCAGCCAGAAAGTAGTCGATCAAATGGCTCAATTTACTTGCACCCTAGAGGAATTAGGTTTAACAGTTTCTACCGGGAAAGTTGTAGATTTTCGTGTTCGCTCTGACTTGCGGCTAAAACCTGAGAACGGTACAGTTCCGCTGATTTATCCCGCACACTTCTCGGCTGGCGGTGTTGAATATCCCACCGCAACGAGAAAGCATCAAGCTTTAGCTGTCACGGAAAAAACTGCTGCACTCCTCGTACCTAACGAACATTATGTTTTGAGCAAGCGCTTCTCGTCAAAGGAAGAGAAAAAGCGAATTGTTGCAGTTGTCTGGGATGCCAATAAAATTAATAGTTCTAGCGTGGGTTTTGAGAACCATTTGAATTACTTTCACCAACAGGGACGCGGATTAGACCTCACCCTCGCGCGGGGATTGGCTGTTTATCTAAATTCGAGCTTGGTAGATGCGTTTTTCCGACTGTTCAACGGACACACTCAAGTTAATGCTACGGATTTACGCACTTTGAAGTATCCTAATGTAGAGCAATTACTTTTACTTGGCGCTCAAATAGGAGAAATATTTCCTACACAGCGGGAGATTGATCAACTTGTCGAGAGACAACTGCTGAACGCGACAAATCCGTTAGAAAATAGCCCAATGACAATCAAGAACCGTATTGATGAATCTCTAGAAATACTTGCAGCGCTGGGTTTTCCAAAAGGTCAGCTTAACGAACGTTCCGCCTTAACCCTTCTGGCTTTGCTTGACCTCAAGCCAAAGGATGCTTGGGAATTGGCAAAATCTCCACTTCGGGGAATCACACCAATTATGGAATTTATGGAGCAGCAGTACGGTAAAAAATATGCACCAAATACGCGGGAAACTGTGCGCCGCCAGACTGTGCATCAGTTTCTAGATGCAGGTTTAATTGTTGTTAATCCTGACAGTCCCGAACGTCCGGTGAATAGTCCAAAAACTGCATATCAGATAGAAGAAAGTGCTTTGGAACTACTGCGAACCTATGGCACTTATGATTGGGACAAGAATGTTCGCGCTTACCTCGCCTCCGTCGAAACGCTGAAGAAACGATATGCACAAGAGCGAGAAATGGCGCGAATCCCAATTACAATCGCAGGTGATGTAAAAACTCTTTCGCCAGGAGGTCATAACGTCTTAATATCAAAGATTGTCAGTGAGTTTGCTGAGCGATTTACTCCTGCTGGCAGCCTCCTTTATGTCGGAGATACCGATGAGAAGTTTGCTCATTTCAATGAAGCATCGCTAACTGCATTAGGGGTTACAGTCGATGCTCACGGTAAGATGCCAGATGTAATTGTTCACTTCACAGAAAAAAACTGGTTGGTGTTGATTGAAGCTGTTACTTCTCACGGCCCGATTAATCCAAAACGCAAAACAGAGCTTGAGAATCTTTTTAGAAGTTCGACAGTACCTCTGGTGATGGTGACAGCTTTCCTCAGCCGCAAGGCAATGGCGGAATATCTATCTGATATTTCCTGGGAAACTGATGTCTGGGTAGCAGAAGACGCTACTCACCTGGTTCATTTTAACGGAGAACATCTTTTGCAGGCTTATTCCAAAAATGAAAATATTTGTGAGTCAGAAGGATGCTAA
- a CDS encoding MFS transporter — MEKKHNAGLWVSVLYFAQGLPYTVVNLMSVIFLKGMGTSNELIGLTSLLSFPWVLKGLWGPVVDLYFTKRKWILTTEIICAFLFAFLAFGVLTPTPIIISLVIFTAIAFVSATHDIAIDGFYLNTLNKDQQALFVGVRNTAYRGAVIAGSGVLVFLAGKLAENHLVTGNTGDTKIYQDIPLSLFGSSFSVSALNYGWATAFGMCAIMFVLIYLFQRWYLPYPRNYALESDAPQQTTSFLEAFKTYFQQDKIGWIVTYVLIFRLGDALTFKMAPPFLMDKVEKGGLAVSTSDMGLLSGTIGVIFLLIGGLLGGYLIAKQGLKKWMWPTAILQNSTNVLYWLLAINQPGIEWAYAVNSIEQFTYGLGVAAYTVFLMRTVRPEYEASHYAITTAFMAAGVLIPGVFSGYLQANLGYQNYFLMSALAVIPGMLTIFFLPLEDEKKLASMPRPGLDDFD; from the coding sequence ATGGAAAAAAAGCATAACGCTGGATTGTGGGTATCAGTATTATACTTCGCTCAAGGTCTCCCTTACACCGTCGTTAATTTAATGTCGGTGATTTTTTTGAAAGGTATGGGAACCAGCAACGAACTCATCGGATTGACAAGTCTGTTGTCTTTTCCTTGGGTTTTAAAAGGTTTGTGGGGACCCGTCGTTGATTTGTATTTCACAAAACGCAAATGGATTTTAACAACCGAAATCATTTGTGCTTTTCTGTTTGCTTTCCTAGCTTTTGGTGTATTGACGCCGACACCGATTATTATATCACTTGTGATCTTTACGGCGATCGCCTTTGTGTCCGCTACTCACGACATCGCCATTGACGGATTTTATTTAAACACTCTCAATAAAGACCAGCAAGCCTTGTTTGTCGGGGTTCGCAACACCGCTTATAGAGGTGCTGTCATTGCCGGTAGCGGTGTATTGGTGTTCTTAGCCGGGAAACTGGCCGAAAACCATTTAGTCACCGGAAATACAGGCGACACCAAAATATATCAAGACATTCCGCTGTCACTTTTCGGTTCCTCTTTTAGCGTGTCTGCGCTTAACTACGGATGGGCGACAGCCTTTGGCATGTGTGCGATTATGTTTGTGCTGATATATCTCTTTCAGCGGTGGTATCTTCCCTATCCTAGAAATTACGCTCTGGAATCCGACGCCCCCCAACAAACAACAAGCTTTCTCGAAGCATTTAAAACTTATTTTCAGCAAGATAAAATTGGTTGGATTGTGACTTATGTCTTGATTTTTCGCTTGGGCGATGCCTTGACGTTTAAAATGGCTCCGCCATTTTTAATGGATAAAGTGGAGAAAGGAGGATTAGCAGTTTCTACATCGGACATGGGTCTGTTATCGGGTACGATCGGGGTAATATTTCTGTTAATTGGAGGGTTGCTGGGCGGCTATTTGATTGCCAAACAAGGATTGAAAAAATGGATGTGGCCGACGGCAATTCTGCAAAATTCAACTAACGTGCTGTATTGGCTGTTGGCAATCAATCAACCGGGGATTGAATGGGCTTATGCTGTAAATTCGATCGAGCAATTTACCTATGGACTGGGCGTAGCTGCCTATACAGTGTTCTTGATGCGGACTGTCCGCCCGGAATACGAAGCATCCCACTACGCGATTACAACCGCCTTCATGGCCGCCGGAGTGCTGATTCCTGGCGTTTTTAGCGGCTACTTGCAGGCGAATCTCGGCTATCAAAATTATTTTTTGATGAGCGCGCTGGCTGTGATTCCCGGTATGCTAACCATTTTCTTTCTGCCCCTAGAAGATGAGAAAAAATTAGCATCCATGCCCAGGCCTGGACTGGACGATTTCGATTAA
- the argF gene encoding ornithine carbamoyltransferase, translating into MDSLKGRDLLSLADLSIDELNYLLDLAASLKSGMVKLKRNKVLGLLFSKASTRTRVSFTVAMYKLGGQVIDLNPNVTQVSRGEPLVDTARVLDRYLDILAIRTFEQKDLATFANYAKIPVINALTDDEHPCQVLADLMTVKECFGKLEGVTLTYLGDGNNMANSLMLGCAMTGMNVRIACPQDFQPNAEIVEKAKNIANGKTEVTVTADAEAAVKNAQVIYTDVWASMGQEEEAKIRIPLFKPYQVNQQLLKLADKNAIVLHCLPAHRDEEITDDVIEGSQSRVWDQAENRMHAQQALLASILESD; encoded by the coding sequence ATGGACTCATTAAAAGGGCGAGATTTATTAAGTCTGGCAGATTTAAGCATTGACGAATTAAATTATTTGCTGGATCTAGCAGCCAGTTTAAAATCCGGAATGGTCAAGCTGAAACGCAATAAAGTTCTCGGCTTGTTATTTTCCAAAGCTTCAACGCGAACGCGGGTAAGTTTTACGGTGGCTATGTATAAATTGGGAGGGCAAGTGATTGACCTCAATCCCAACGTTACACAAGTCAGCCGCGGTGAACCGTTGGTAGATACAGCCAGGGTTTTAGACAGATATTTAGACATTTTGGCGATTCGGACGTTCGAGCAAAAGGATTTAGCAACTTTTGCTAACTATGCCAAAATTCCTGTGATTAATGCACTGACAGATGACGAACACCCATGCCAAGTGCTGGCGGATTTAATGACAGTAAAAGAGTGTTTTGGCAAGTTGGAAGGGGTGACTTTGACTTATTTGGGCGATGGTAATAATATGGCAAATTCCCTGATGTTGGGCTGTGCAATGACGGGAATGAATGTAAGAATTGCTTGCCCTCAAGATTTCCAGCCCAATGCTGAGATAGTGGAAAAAGCTAAGAATATTGCTAATGGAAAAACAGAAGTTACTGTGACTGCTGATGCGGAAGCTGCTGTGAAGAATGCTCAAGTGATTTATACTGATGTTTGGGCGAGTATGGGACAGGAAGAGGAAGCAAAAATCAGGATTCCTTTGTTTAAGCCATATCAGGTAAATCAACAATTGCTGAAGTTAGCAGATAAGAATGCAATTGTATTGCACTGTTTGCCCGCACACCGGGATGAAGAGATTACGGATGACGTGATTGAGGGCAGTCAATCGCGCGTTTGGGATCAAGCAGAAAATCGGATGCACGCTCAGCAAGCTTTGCTGGCAAGCATTCTGGAAAGCGATTAA
- a CDS encoding type II toxin-antitoxin system RelE/ParE family toxin, producing MKIKWLRQALRNLEQAHAYIVKDDPEAARQLILRIQSAVGQLAEFPFMGRVGRVEATRELVISNTSYLIIYRVKEENVEILRILHSSRKYPEN from the coding sequence ATGAAAATTAAGTGGCTGCGACAAGCTTTGCGAAATCTAGAACAGGCTCACGCATATATTGTCAAAGACGATCCAGAAGCAGCAAGGCAATTAATTTTAAGGATTCAGAGTGCTGTAGGTCAACTCGCCGAATTTCCTTTTATGGGTCGAGTTGGTCGCGTAGAAGCTACTAGAGAACTTGTCATTTCCAATACCTCTTATCTCATCATCTATCGAGTAAAAGAAGAAAACGTAGAAATTCTCCGTATCCTTCACAGTTCAAGAAAGTATCCAGAAAATTAG
- the dusB gene encoding tRNA dihydrouridine synthase DusB — protein MLALSPELKERLATPLKIGDFEVKSRVLQSPLSGVTDLVFRRLVRRYAPDSMMYTEMVNATGLHYVKQLPRIMEVDPNERPISIQLFDCRPDFLAEAAQKAVAEGADTVDINMGCPVNKITKNGGGSSLLRDPGTAEAIVRAVVEAVDVPVTVKTRIGWTDKEINILEFAKRMEDAGAKMITVHGRTRSQGYTGPAKWEWIRRVKEVLSIPVIANGDIFSVEAAMRCLEETGADGVMCSRGTLGYPFLVGEVDYFLKTGVEKIAPTPIERLECAKEHLRALWEYKGESGVSQARKHLTWYAKGFPGAGELRGVLAVVETVEQGCDSIDRAIEQLPA, from the coding sequence ATGCTTGCTCTATCTCCAGAATTAAAAGAAAGGTTAGCAACTCCGCTCAAAATCGGCGATTTTGAAGTTAAAAGCCGCGTCCTGCAATCGCCCTTATCCGGCGTTACCGATTTGGTATTTCGCCGCCTGGTGCGCCGCTACGCGCCGGATTCGATGATGTACACGGAAATGGTGAACGCTACGGGTTTGCACTACGTGAAGCAACTGCCGAGAATTATGGAAGTTGACCCGAACGAGCGCCCGATTAGCATTCAATTGTTTGACTGCCGACCGGATTTCTTGGCAGAAGCGGCCCAGAAAGCAGTGGCAGAAGGAGCCGATACTGTTGATATTAATATGGGCTGTCCGGTTAACAAAATTACTAAAAACGGCGGCGGTTCTTCCCTGCTGCGAGATCCGGGAACGGCCGAGGCAATTGTGCGGGCTGTTGTGGAAGCAGTAGATGTTCCTGTCACCGTTAAAACTAGGATCGGTTGGACTGACAAAGAAATTAATATTTTAGAATTTGCGAAGCGGATGGAAGATGCGGGAGCAAAAATGATTACCGTACACGGCCGCACTCGATCGCAAGGTTACACCGGCCCGGCAAAATGGGAGTGGATTCGCCGAGTGAAAGAAGTTTTATCGATTCCAGTTATTGCTAACGGGGATATTTTTTCAGTGGAAGCAGCGATGCGATGTCTGGAAGAAACCGGCGCAGATGGAGTGATGTGTTCGCGGGGAACTTTGGGCTATCCTTTTTTGGTGGGAGAAGTTGATTATTTCTTGAAAACTGGTGTGGAAAAGATAGCTCCGACACCAATTGAACGCCTCGAATGTGCTAAGGAACATTTGCGGGCTTTGTGGGAATATAAAGGTGAAAGCGGTGTCTCCCAAGCGCGCAAGCACTTAACCTGGTATGCTAAGGGTTTCCCCGGCGCTGGGGAATTGCGGGGCGTGTTGGCTGTGGTAGAAACGGTTGAACAAGGTTGCGATTCGATCGATCGCGCGATCGAGCAATTGCCCGCATAA
- a CDS encoding Uma2 family endonuclease yields MLTTEAAFTLRKWTVKEYHKLGELGFFHPEERVELLSGNIIKMSAKGTAHTSALGRTDRLLQYIFRNLAWVRMQDPIALDDNSEPEPDIAVVRIDPFDYATHHPTPSEVYLIIEVADSSLTFDREIKAKAYARSGIADYWVLNVNERQLHVFREPTENGYQSEVILGETASISPIEFPAFNIAIQAMLPPLVSN; encoded by the coding sequence ATGCTAACAACAGAAGCTGCTTTCACGCTCCGTAAATGGACAGTTAAAGAGTATCATAAATTGGGAGAGTTGGGATTCTTTCACCCAGAGGAACGAGTCGAATTACTTTCAGGAAATATCATCAAAATGAGTGCAAAAGGAACTGCTCACACCTCCGCTTTAGGGCGTACAGATAGATTGCTGCAATACATTTTTAGAAATCTGGCCTGGGTACGTATGCAAGATCCGATCGCCCTTGATGACAATTCCGAACCCGAACCGGATATCGCCGTAGTCAGAATTGATCCGTTTGACTATGCGACTCACCATCCCACTCCCTCAGAGGTATATCTCATTATCGAAGTGGCAGACAGCAGCTTAACTTTCGATCGCGAAATTAAAGCCAAAGCTTATGCGCGATCGGGAATTGCCGATTATTGGGTATTAAATGTGAATGAGCGACAACTCCACGTTTTTCGAGAACCTACTGAAAATGGCTATCAAAGCGAAGTAATTTTAGGGGAAACTGCGAGCATTTCACCGATAGAATTTCCCGCTTTCAATATCGCAATTCAGGCCATGTTGCCCCCTCTGGTATCAAATTGA
- a CDS encoding DNA-binding response regulator, translating to MPLTILVADDDFATRLSITDYLEITGYSVIAAENGKEALGLVDEFQPHLIVTDITMPEMDGYEFVRRVRTRPAFRLLPVIFLTERTSTQERIRGYQMGCDNYLAKPFELQELGAVIRSLLDRYALIAQAPSRSPEPEPTPTEARSRANDKPEEDFLTQKSNTGDSLRDSSASRASPSQNAPSLTQRERQVLDLLTEGLSNIQIGSTLHLSPRTVEKHVSSLFRKTDSNNRAELVRFAMEHHLVR from the coding sequence ATGCCATTAACTATTCTGGTTGCTGACGACGATTTCGCGACTCGCTTGTCAATTACCGATTATCTAGAAATTACCGGATACTCTGTAATCGCTGCTGAGAACGGCAAAGAAGCTTTAGGCTTGGTAGATGAATTTCAGCCTCACTTGATTGTTACCGACATTACAATGCCCGAGATGGATGGCTACGAATTCGTGCGGCGAGTTCGGACTCGTCCCGCTTTCCGCTTGCTGCCGGTGATTTTTTTGACGGAACGCACGAGCACGCAAGAACGGATTCGCGGCTATCAGATGGGGTGCGACAATTATCTGGCTAAGCCTTTTGAACTCCAGGAATTGGGGGCCGTTATTCGCTCCTTGCTCGATCGCTACGCTCTAATCGCTCAGGCACCCTCTCGTTCCCCGGAACCCGAACCGACGCCAACAGAGGCACGCAGCAGAGCTAATGACAAGCCAGAAGAAGATTTTTTAACTCAAAAGTCAAACACAGGCGATTCCCTACGGGATAGCTCCGCTTCACGGGCATCTCCAAGTCAAAATGCCCCGAGTTTGACCCAGCGAGAGCGACAAGTGCTAGATTTGCTGACAGAAGGTCTTTCTAATATTCAAATAGGCTCCACACTCCACCTCAGCCCTCGAACTGTCGAAAAGCACGTCAGCAGCTTGTTCAGAAAAACTGACAGCAACAACCGAGCAGAACTCGTTCGCTTTGCGATGGAACACCATTTAGTCAGATAA
- the dcm gene encoding DNA (cytosine-5-)-methyltransferase, with protein sequence MTKTQTKRFPRSLDLFCGMGGLTLGFKRAGIQAIGGIDYCENAKQTFERNLSPLPCLVSDLTQTTVSEIEEFFKISAAEIDIITGGAPCQGFSTVGKREITDPRNSLWRNFRDLVAEIRPAYVIIENVEGMLVMQGGKVRDSVIASFADIGYHMKCRLLKAADYGVPQLRKRAFFIGWLDGLLPPEFPVPISHYYVTVADAISDLPPLNAGEICKSYQSMPQTDYQIARRKTANILLHHEAANHSQKLIEILKYIPDGGNRKSIPDRLQPASGFHNSYARLASNKPAIAVTSNMRKPSSARATHPSQHRGLTVREGLRLQSFDDDFEVMGSRTSQYLQVGNAVPPLLGLAVGKEVVKAYQSHSDDEIFRARSQKVKSLNADLKFPIQVALEIIV encoded by the coding sequence ATGACAAAAACTCAAACCAAGCGTTTTCCGCGTAGCCTTGACTTATTTTGCGGCATGGGAGGGTTAACTCTGGGTTTTAAACGTGCTGGCATCCAAGCGATCGGCGGCATAGATTACTGTGAAAACGCCAAACAAACTTTTGAACGCAACCTATCTCCCCTTCCGTGTCTGGTATCTGACTTAACGCAGACAACTGTTTCCGAAATAGAGGAATTCTTTAAAATTTCGGCAGCAGAAATCGACATTATTACGGGGGGAGCACCGTGCCAAGGATTCAGCACTGTTGGCAAGCGAGAGATAACAGATCCTCGCAATTCTTTATGGCGCAATTTTCGCGACTTGGTGGCTGAAATTCGTCCTGCTTATGTCATTATCGAGAATGTTGAAGGAATGCTGGTAATGCAGGGAGGCAAAGTGCGCGATTCAGTCATCGCTAGCTTTGCTGATATCGGCTATCACATGAAATGTCGCCTTTTAAAGGCGGCTGACTACGGCGTACCCCAACTGCGAAAACGTGCTTTTTTTATAGGTTGGCTTGATGGATTGCTGCCGCCTGAGTTTCCAGTGCCAATTTCTCACTATTATGTGACTGTAGCTGATGCCATTTCAGATCTACCGCCATTAAATGCTGGAGAAATATGTAAATCTTACCAGAGTATGCCACAAACTGACTATCAAATAGCTAGGCGCAAGACCGCCAACATACTGCTACATCACGAGGCTGCCAATCATTCACAAAAGTTAATTGAAATTCTGAAGTATATCCCAGATGGTGGAAACCGAAAGTCTATTCCCGATCGCCTTCAACCAGCCAGCGGTTTTCACAATAGCTATGCTCGACTAGCTAGTAATAAACCAGCTATTGCTGTAACATCTAACATGAGAAAACCTTCGTCTGCACGAGCTACTCATCCTAGTCAGCATCGAGGATTGACTGTCCGCGAAGGATTGAGGCTGCAATCTTTTGATGATGATTTTGAGGTTATGGGTTCGAGAACATCACAGTACCTTCAAGTCGGAAATGCCGTACCGCCACTACTAGGATTGGCGGTAGGCAAGGAAGTTGTCAAGGCTTATCAAAGCCACTCAGATGATGAAATTTTTAGAGCCCGATCGCAAAAAGTAAAGTCGCTCAATGCAGACTTAAAGTTTCCCATTCAGGTTGCTCTTGAAATCATAGTTTAA
- a CDS encoding CopG family transcriptional regulator, with protein MSQESFTFLLDSEKKEALKAIATVTDRDLTYVLNEAIASYLDIYQWLLDEINKGVAEAEAGDFASDDEVQAVFAKLTNEN; from the coding sequence ATGAGTCAAGAAAGTTTTACATTTCTCCTTGATAGCGAAAAAAAAGAGGCGCTGAAGGCGATCGCTACTGTCACCGATCGCGATTTAACTTATGTTTTGAACGAAGCGATCGCTTCTTACCTGGACATCTATCAATGGCTGCTTGATGAGATTAATAAAGGCGTTGCCGAGGCCGAAGCTGGAGACTTTGCCAGCGATGATGAAGTTCAAGCAGTTTTTGCCAAATTGACTAATGAAAATTAA